A DNA window from Hevea brasiliensis isolate MT/VB/25A 57/8 chromosome 2, ASM3005281v1, whole genome shotgun sequence contains the following coding sequences:
- the LOC110632765 gene encoding probable inactive leucine-rich repeat receptor kinase XIAO, whose amino-acid sequence MSSRCSLLPSVLKMSKRNSIANLSLPFIFTFLELLLGVVDSRTCPGDIRVLKDLKNGLDSKSVAPGSCLSSWDFSFDPCDHIFSDKFTCGLRCDRVVSGSFRVTEITFDPVGYSGSLSSVSWDLPYLQTLDISDNAFSGSVPDSLAKLTRLRRLSLSKNSLSGKLPVSLGSLSHLEELYLDGNHLQGPLPSSFNSLVNLKRLEIQENNFSGEFPDLRSLKDLYILDASDNQFSEQVPSALPMSLVELSMRNNDLKGNLPDNVGDLEYLQVLDLSHNQLSGPILSVLFDHPSLQQLTLSYNNFTFLQTPGTMGFTSKLIALDLSNNDLRGLLPAFLGSMPKLSALSLEHNMFTGMIPTQYALKAAVPRAHTSSFERLLLGGNYLFGPIPSPLMGLKPGSANVSLVDNCLYRCPDTFFFCQGGDQKSLVVCKSFGPSIP is encoded by the coding sequence ATGTCCTCTCGCTGCTCGCTTCTACCATCAGTCCTAAAAATGTCAAAACGCAATTCCATTGCCAATCTCTCTCTGCCCTTTATCTTTACATTTCTGGAACTGTTGCTTGGAGTGGTTGATTCAAGGACCTGCCCTGGAGACATTCGAGTGCTCAAGGATCTAAAGAATGGGCTGGACTCCAAGTCCGTAGCTCCTGGATCTTGCCTAAGCTCTTGGGACTTCTCATTCGACCCATGCGATCACATCTTCAGCGACAAATTCACATGCGGTCTAAGGTGCGACCGTGTTGTCTCCGGCTCATTTCGAGTCACCGAGATCACCTTCGACCCCGTGGGTTACTCTGGTTCGCTTTCTTCTGTCTCTTGGGACCTCCCTTACTTACAAACCCTTGATATATCTGACAATGCATTCTCTGGCTCAGTCCCTGACTCTCTGGCCAAGCTCACTCGCCTTCGTCGGCTGAGTCTCTCCAAGAACTCTCTCTCCGGCAAGTTACCTGTCTCGCTTGGGTCTCTCTCCCACCTCGAAGAGCTCTATCTTGATGGCAATCATCTCCAAGGACCTCTACCATCAAGCTTCAATTCTCTTGTAAACTTAAAAAGACTCGAAATCCAAGAAAACAATTTCTCCGGTGAGTTTCCTGATCTGCGCTCCCTAAAAGACTTGTACATTCTCGATGCTAGCGATAACCAATTCTCTGAGCAAGTTCCTTCCGCATTGCCAATGTCTCTTGTCGAGCTGTCGATGCGAAACAACGACTTAAAAGGAAATCTACCCGATAATGTGGGCGATTTGGAGTATTTACAGGTTTTAGATCTCAGCCACAACCAATTATCTGGGCCTATATTATCAGTTTTGTTTGACCACCCATCTCTTCAACAACTTACTCTCTCCTACAACAACTTCACATTCTTGCAAACGCCAGGAACAATGGGTTTCACAAGTAAACTAATAGCTCTCGATTTAAGCAATAATGATCTTCGAGGTCTCTTGCCAGCTTTCCTTGGTTCGATGCCAAAGTTGTCTGCTTTAAGTTTAGAGCACAACATGTTTACAGGAATGATACCTAcccagtatgctctgaaagcggcTGTTCCCAGGGCTCATACGTCGTCGTTTGAGAGGCTGTTATTGGGGGGGAACTACTTGTTCGGTCCTATCCCGAGTCCACTGATGGGTCTAAAGCCGGGTTCAGCTAATGTTAGCCTGGTGGATAATTGTTTATACAGGTGCCCTGACACCTTTTTCTTTTGCCAAGGTGGAGATCAGAAATCGTTAGTAGTTTGTAAGAGCTTCGGCCCTTCAATTCCTTAA